The genomic stretch GTAAACCCGTGCTTGTTTATAAGCACCTCATTTGTAAAAGAAATCATCTAAATTAAACAAGTTTGTAAAAAAATAGTACCACATCTAAGCTGGGAGATCGATCCTTTATGAAGCACTTGTATGTAAAAAATCTCCACTAGAATCGAAGACGAAGAAATCAGAAAAGGGAGCAAAGAGGCAGAGTGGGGATGGACCTGGTGGTAGAAGGCGGAATTGGAGGCGTGGCGGCGCGAGGCCGGGTCGAAGGCGAGCCTGCAGACGCCGCGGGCGAGCGCCTGGTCGTAGCTGCTGCGGCGGCTGGGGTCGGAGAGCGTCTCGTAGGCCTCCTGGACCTGGATGAAGCGGCGGGTGTGCTCCTTGGCGGCGTCCGGCGGGGAGACGTCCGGGTGGTACTTGCGCGCCATCCGCCGGTACGCCGCGCGCACGTCCTCGAAGCTGCTCCCCTCCGCCGAGATCCCCAGCAGCTCGTAGAAGGTCGGCTGCGGCAGCTCCGCCGTGCGCACGCCTCCCCCGGCCGCCCACGCTGCCCGCGCCCGCAGCTGCGTGCGGCGAGGAAGGGGACGGAAGACtgggtggccgccgccgccggcgacgccgaAGGCGGCTGCAGAGGAAGTGGTGAGATGGGGCATGTCGGCCTGGATTGGATCTCCCAACTGCTGTGGTCTGCTTTAGCTACTGGCACTGGCTAGCTAGCTACTGACTTAAAGCTTCCGTTTTTCTGAACCGTTGAGCGATACACGGCGAGGAGTCCCTTTCCTCTTCTGTCATTGCCTTGATTTTTATGAGCTAGTAATTTTTATGTCCTTGCGTTGGTGGAGTGTATAC from Lolium rigidum isolate FL_2022 chromosome 4, APGP_CSIRO_Lrig_0.1, whole genome shotgun sequence encodes the following:
- the LOC124708972 gene encoding chaperone protein dnaJ 20, chloroplastic-like, translated to MPHLTTSSAAAFGVAGGGGHPVFRPLPRRTQLRARAAWAAGGGVRTAELPQPTFYELLGISAEGSSFEDVRAAYRRMARKYHPDVSPPDAAKEHTRRFIQVQEAYETLSDPSRRSSYDQALARGVCRLAFDPASRRHASNSAFYHQEMEEKSGWRTSWEGQIAELKKRSTGKDSEENLSWGARMRRRRADQM